In Aureibaculum algae, the following are encoded in one genomic region:
- the mobB gene encoding MobB family relaxase, whose amino-acid sequence MYIAITKQQLGMNYKGSVSDFVNYLKKENEDKSLELQEHFFDQYNDKVSPESVIAEIDGNTAKLSQKDPKFYSLVVSPSPRELKHINNNSEQLRKYVREIMKDYSDSFYRDQKVTVDDIKYYAKLEHERTYKGTDKKIQENQPYATKILQLKNEIRNIHQGTITGNIKKLEKEIAQLEKEAPHQQQGKRIVRGMRKEGYQTHIHIVVSRKDRTNSFSLSPGSKYKQSETVLNGKIVKQGFHREKFYKAAEKRFDIAFGYNRNFVESYKAKNMFIKDPKKFFATLVGLPSTEKQMAFKLLHKAGVNIPNIPTNKVQLAYNAFMKLKKGVGKAINSGSIGI is encoded by the coding sequence ATGTATATCGCCATTACCAAGCAACAATTGGGAATGAATTATAAGGGAAGCGTAAGTGATTTTGTCAATTATTTAAAAAAGGAAAATGAAGATAAAAGTTTGGAGCTTCAGGAACATTTTTTTGACCAGTATAATGACAAGGTAAGTCCAGAAAGTGTTATTGCTGAAATTGACGGAAATACAGCCAAGCTTTCCCAAAAAGACCCAAAATTTTATTCTTTGGTGGTCAGTCCAAGTCCAAGGGAGTTAAAACATATCAATAATAATTCTGAGCAACTGCGTAAATATGTCAGGGAAATCATGAAGGATTATTCCGATTCCTTTTATAGGGATCAAAAAGTTACCGTGGACGACATTAAATATTATGCAAAGTTGGAACATGAACGCACCTATAAGGGAACAGATAAAAAGATACAAGAAAACCAACCTTATGCCACAAAAATTCTGCAACTCAAAAATGAAATTAGAAATATCCACCAAGGTACTATAACAGGTAACATCAAAAAACTGGAAAAAGAAATTGCCCAATTAGAAAAAGAAGCCCCACACCAACAGCAAGGCAAACGTATTGTTAGGGGGATGAGAAAGGAAGGCTACCAGACCCATATCCATATTGTTGTTAGCAGAAAGGATAGAACCAATTCGTTTAGCCTATCTCCTGGATCAAAATATAAACAATCTGAAACTGTACTGAATGGCAAAATAGTTAAACAGGGCTTTCACAGAGAGAAATTTTATAAAGCCGCTGAAAAAAGATTTGATATTGCCTTTGGCTACAATCGAAATTTTGTTGAAAGCTATAAGGCGAAAAATATGTTTATAAAAGACCCTAAAAAGTTTTTTGCCACACTGGTCGGTTTACCATCAACCGAAAAACAAATGGCTTTTAAATTGCTGCATAAGGCAGGGGTAAACATTCCCAATATCCCTACAAATAAAGTGCAATTGGCATATAATGCATTTATGAAGCTTAAAAAAGGAGTGGGAAAAGCGATAAACTCTGGTTCAATTGGGATTTAA
- a CDS encoding JAB domain-containing protein, whose protein sequence is MNKVKINEIRISYIERNTTLNSKAITGSVEARNLLFDNWDKNTIALHETFKVLLLNNSNKVKGVYELSNGGITGTLVDICILFAIVLKSLSVGIIVAHNHPSGSLKASEADIQLTQKIKTAATLLDVKVLDHVIISPSGQFYSFADNNML, encoded by the coding sequence TTGAATAAAGTCAAAATTAATGAAATACGAATAAGTTACATAGAGAGAAACACAACATTAAACTCTAAAGCGATTACTGGTTCAGTTGAAGCGAGAAATTTGCTTTTTGATAATTGGGACAAAAATACCATAGCTTTACATGAGACTTTTAAGGTATTACTATTGAATAATTCAAACAAGGTTAAAGGAGTTTATGAATTGTCAAACGGAGGAATAACAGGAACTTTAGTTGATATTTGTATTCTTTTTGCCATTGTTTTAAAATCATTAAGTGTTGGAATTATTGTAGCACATAACCATCCAAGTGGTTCCTTAAAAGCGAGTGAAGCAGACATACAGCTCACTCAAAAGATTAAAACAGCGGCTACTTTATTAGATGTAAAAGTACTTGACCATGTCATAATTAGCCCTAGTGGCCAATTTTATAGTTTCGCGGATAACAATATGTTATAA
- a CDS encoding SDR family oxidoreductase: MLKLKIILDLYTINNTIYSIIFRISLRNYKLAENGSIINFSSTVTRTIFPMYDIYSASKAAVEQMSKVFGKEIGFRGINVNRVLPGPTSTDLFLKGKSEELIAQIASTNAFKRLGTPEEIARIVTFLASDDAKWINGQSIGANGGMA; encoded by the coding sequence ATGTTAAAATTAAAAATAATTCTTGATTTATATACAATTAATAATACAATTTATTCTATTATATTTAGAATTAGTCTTAGAAACTACAAATTAGCAGAAAATGGAAGTATCATCAATTTTTCATCCACCGTTACGCGTACCATTTTTCCAATGTATGATATTTATTCTGCGAGTAAAGCTGCAGTAGAGCAAATGAGTAAAGTGTTTGGGAAAGAAATTGGATTTAGAGGTATTAACGTAAACCGTGTATTACCCGGACCAACAAGTACAGATTTGTTTTTAAAAGGAAAATCTGAAGAATTAATTGCTCAAATTGCAAGTACAAACGCATTCAAACGCTTAGGAACACCAGAGGAAATTGCAAGAATAGTTACTTTTTTAGCAAGTGATGATGCAAAATGGATTAATGGACAAAGCATTGGAGCTAACGGAGGTATGGCGTAA
- a CDS encoding BfmA/BtgA family mobilization protein has product MDDFNTVRLKRKTLSRFKHFSKKVSKSYSETLEIIINFFEWHGFLPADRFEQSIVQEIVKNRKRTNASIAIMKSIEKEQTKPTTAMLLSLFEENLVQTKEEPEMVERKFTDMPIKENKPIEETTVPKIRYERLTEKMNVVKQDFSNVLDNVKIVKSSFGKNYLKLELSEAELVKLKRTLQNI; this is encoded by the coding sequence ATGGATGATTTTAATACAGTACGGTTAAAAAGAAAAACCTTGTCACGGTTCAAACACTTTTCCAAAAAGGTGTCAAAATCCTATTCTGAAACCTTAGAGATTATCATCAACTTTTTTGAATGGCATGGCTTTTTACCGGCTGACCGATTTGAACAGAGTATCGTTCAGGAAATCGTAAAAAATAGAAAACGTACCAATGCCTCTATAGCCATTATGAAAAGCATAGAAAAAGAACAGACCAAACCAACAACGGCCATGCTATTATCGTTGTTTGAAGAAAACCTAGTCCAAACAAAAGAAGAACCGGAAATGGTTGAAAGGAAATTTACCGATATGCCAATAAAAGAAAATAAACCCATTGAAGAAACGACTGTACCCAAAATCCGATATGAACGATTGACCGAGAAAATGAATGTAGTAAAACAGGATTTTTCCAATGTACTGGATAATGTAAAAATAGTAAAAAGCAGTTTCGGTAAAAACTATTTGAAGTTAGAGCTATCAGAAGCGGAACTAGTAAAATTAAAAAGAACATTACAAAATATCTAA
- a CDS encoding type IV secretory system conjugative DNA transfer family protein, with product MEEMYRLIFFIALGCIMSYLIIRLVRYGFFLMCLCIIGVSLIGYYALELSSFLKMLLYITIPFLFLNGLLYVFVVKDETTDKKNKKYRIVLNTKGSRFVLENIRRGISIIGSAGSGKTESVVYNFLEHFGKNAFCGVMHDYKDFEITEMAYPIFQKSSNNFYIVSFEPIYHRINPIAPRYLPDEESVYEISRVLLENLLELKESDNNSTSRFFKDAVEGLIGGLIWRLKTDYEDYCTIPHLIALYQHLETKALITFLKADLTAKGMADAFISGVGSDRQTAGVKSTLANAFKKISTKKIFMVLSADDIPLDVNNPLNPAVISIVNNPKKESSLSPIIATIMHTITKQMSERGQNPSFVLLEEASTIRLLNMHRIPATLRSYDIITLYVLQDKIQNDMMYGDRASRAILSNLSYQFFGKANDPDTAKYYERFFEIVKKETRSINKGYNLNFDTRVTHGEKEVAKTRADAFYGLKQGEFIVFADGKDKKLQFKHPKIKKELPTINKINHNDLDANFLKIHNEVKSIFK from the coding sequence ATGGAAGAAATGTATAGGTTGATTTTTTTTATTGCATTGGGCTGTATCATGTCCTATTTGATTATAAGGCTTGTTCGTTATGGTTTTTTTCTGATGTGCCTGTGTATAATCGGTGTGTCTTTGATTGGATATTACGCTCTGGAATTGTCGTCTTTTTTAAAGATGCTACTTTATATTACAATCCCATTTTTGTTCTTAAATGGGTTGTTATATGTGTTTGTTGTCAAAGATGAAACAACTGACAAAAAAAATAAAAAATATAGGATAGTACTCAATACAAAAGGCTCTCGTTTTGTATTGGAAAACATCCGCAGAGGAATCTCTATTATTGGTTCGGCGGGTAGCGGTAAAACGGAAAGTGTCGTGTATAATTTTTTAGAACATTTTGGTAAAAACGCTTTTTGTGGCGTTATGCACGATTACAAAGATTTTGAAATTACCGAAATGGCATATCCTATATTTCAAAAAAGCAGTAACAATTTTTATATTGTTTCTTTTGAACCTATTTATCATAGGATCAATCCCATCGCTCCTCGATATTTGCCAGATGAAGAAAGTGTCTATGAAATTTCACGGGTGTTGTTAGAGAACCTTTTGGAATTGAAAGAATCTGACAATAACAGTACCTCCCGATTTTTTAAGGACGCTGTGGAAGGTTTGATAGGTGGTTTGATATGGAGACTCAAAACAGACTACGAAGATTATTGTACCATTCCACATTTAATTGCCTTATACCAGCATTTGGAAACAAAAGCACTCATTACTTTTTTAAAAGCAGATTTGACGGCTAAGGGAATGGCAGATGCTTTTATAAGCGGTGTAGGTTCGGACAGACAAACGGCAGGAGTTAAAAGCACATTGGCCAATGCCTTTAAAAAAATAAGTACTAAAAAGATATTCATGGTGCTTTCCGCAGATGATATCCCATTGGATGTCAACAATCCTTTAAATCCAGCGGTTATTTCCATAGTTAACAATCCTAAAAAAGAATCTTCATTGTCCCCTATCATCGCCACTATAATGCACACCATCACCAAACAAATGAGCGAACGGGGTCAAAACCCTTCTTTTGTTTTATTAGAGGAAGCATCTACCATTCGTTTGCTAAATATGCACCGGATTCCAGCTACATTGAGAAGCTATGATATTATAACGCTTTACGTACTACAAGACAAAATACAGAACGATATGATGTATGGAGACCGAGCTAGCCGTGCCATTTTAAGTAATCTGTCTTACCAGTTTTTTGGTAAGGCCAATGATCCCGATACGGCAAAGTATTATGAACGCTTTTTTGAGATCGTAAAAAAAGAAACAAGAAGTATCAATAAGGGTTATAACCTAAATTTTGATACTCGCGTTACTCATGGTGAAAAAGAAGTTGCCAAGACAAGGGCAGATGCCTTTTATGGTTTAAAGCAGGGGGAGTTTATCGTATTTGCTGATGGTAAAGACAAAAAGTTACAATTCAAACATCCTAAAATTAAAAAAGAATTACCCACTATAAATAAAATCAACCACAACGACTTGGATGCGAATTTTTTAAAAATTCATAATGAGGTAAAATCGATTTTCAAATAG
- a CDS encoding single-stranded DNA-binding protein — MSTIKNHVQLIGNVGQKPIITNLENDKKVARLSLATNENYKNNKGEKQTDTNWHSIVAWGKIEGIIEEFVYQGKKIGIAGKLKTRNYESKGGEKQYVTEIIVNEILLLKGNSNK, encoded by the coding sequence ATGAGCACAATTAAAAATCACGTACAGTTAATCGGAAATGTTGGACAAAAACCAATAATTACAAACCTTGAAAATGATAAAAAAGTAGCTCGCTTATCATTGGCGACCAATGAAAACTACAAAAATAACAAGGGCGAAAAACAAACCGATACAAATTGGCATTCAATCGTAGCCTGGGGTAAAATCGAGGGGATTATCGAAGAGTTTGTATATCAAGGCAAAAAAATTGGGATAGCTGGGAAATTAAAGACGAGGAATTATGAATCCAAAGGTGGTGAAAAACAGTATGTAACGGAAATTATAGTCAATGAAATTCTTTTGTTAAAAGGAAATTCAAATAAGTAA